In one Bradyrhizobium cosmicum genomic region, the following are encoded:
- a CDS encoding glutathione S-transferase family protein has protein sequence MFLIGQYDSPFVRRVAIALRLYGTAFEHRPWSTFGDADKIAPYNPLRRVPTLVLDDGEALIESAFILDHLDELVGPDKAMLPRAGAERRRHLRICALASGLGDKAVSLVYERVLRKEQLALWVARCEAQINDVLRVLEDERAKVPTPYFLGERIGHADVIVACVLRFTGEAHPQLFDAARYPALAAHAERCEALAPFREIVQPLAPPSG, from the coding sequence ATGTTCCTGATCGGCCAATACGATTCCCCCTTCGTCCGCCGCGTCGCGATTGCTCTGCGGCTTTACGGCACCGCCTTCGAGCACAGGCCGTGGTCGACCTTCGGCGATGCCGACAAGATCGCGCCGTACAATCCGCTGCGCCGTGTGCCGACGCTGGTGCTGGACGACGGCGAGGCGCTGATCGAGAGCGCGTTCATTCTCGACCATCTCGATGAGCTTGTCGGTCCCGACAAGGCGATGCTGCCGCGCGCGGGCGCCGAACGACGTCGGCATCTGCGCATCTGCGCCCTGGCCTCCGGCCTCGGCGACAAGGCCGTGAGCCTGGTCTATGAGCGCGTGCTGCGAAAGGAGCAATTGGCGCTGTGGGTCGCGCGCTGCGAGGCGCAGATCAACGACGTGCTCAGGGTGCTGGAAGACGAACGGGCGAAGGTGCCGACGCCGTATTTCCTCGGCGAGCGCATCGGCCACGCAGACGTGATCGTGGCCTGCGTCCTCCGCTTCACTGGCGAAGCGCATCCGCAACTCTTCGATGCCGCCCGCTATCCTGCGCTCGCGGCGCATGCCGAGCGTTGCGAGGCGCTGGCGCCGTTCCGGGAGATCGTGCAGCCGCTGGCGCCGCCGAGCGGCTAG
- a CDS encoding DUF6636 domain-containing protein, whose translation MRSTQQSGINAQPISRGHVMYLRCLTALALIATASAAHAQDRPIGFQTPSKNIACQFFTDNGQGVLRCDIMNLESRPRRPADCELEWGNAFEMSAKGAAGRICAGDTVMDPSLPVLAYGEVWQRAGFTCRSEQRGLTCFNAMQRGFSLARAKQEVF comes from the coding sequence TTGCGCTCGACGCAGCAAAGCGGAATCAATGCACAACCTATCAGCCGGGGCCATGTCATGTATCTGCGATGTCTCACTGCGCTTGCCCTGATCGCCACGGCAAGCGCGGCCCACGCCCAGGACCGTCCGATCGGCTTCCAGACGCCGTCCAAGAACATCGCCTGCCAGTTCTTCACCGACAACGGACAGGGTGTTCTTCGTTGCGATATCATGAACCTGGAAAGCCGCCCGCGCCGGCCCGCCGATTGCGAACTCGAATGGGGCAACGCCTTCGAGATGAGCGCGAAAGGAGCTGCGGGGCGCATCTGCGCCGGCGACACGGTGATGGACCCGTCACTGCCGGTGCTGGCATATGGCGAGGTGTGGCAGCGCGCGGGGTTTACGTGCCGGTCGGAGCAGAGGGGACTGACGTGCTTCAATGCGATGCAGCGGGGGTTTTCGCTGGCAAGGGCGAAGCAGGAGGTGTTTTGA